CGCATGAAGCGCGGCATTGCCCGGGAGCCCGAAGACATAGTCGACGCCATTCTTTTCGCACCACTCCATCGGCTCGGGGCGGCCATAGTGGCCGTCGCCCCGCAGAGTGATGTGGGTCTCGGGCCAATGGCGCCGGATGCGCCGGACGAGCCGCCGGATATGGCCGGCGACTTCGGTGCCAGAAGGCGTCTTGCCGGTGCGCAACAGCATCGCAACCGGCCGGCCAGTTTCGGTGTCGTAGACGTGGATCGGCAGAAAGCATCGCTCGCCATGGTGGCCGTTCCAAAAGGAAAGCTGCTGCATACCGTGAACGACGTCGACCGTGTCGTCGATGTCGAGTGTGACGGCGGCCGGCGGTGTGGGATAGCTCGCACAGTAGATATCGACCAACGTGCCTGTCAGGCGGAAGATCTCGCGCGTGGTCGGCGCATTCTCCCAGCGCGACATTGTCGGCTGGCTGGCGAGACCGACCGGCCCATCCGGCAGCTTGCCGAGAGCGAGCTTAAAACCCGGGTCGTGGCGCAGCGTATCGAGGTCATCGGCATCCTCATAGCCGCAGGCGATCGCCAGGATCCGGGCGCGCAATATCCCGTCCAGGCTATGGGTGATGCGGCCCTGATCACGCGGATCAGCGATGCAGCGGGCAAGCTGTGCGGCGATACCCAGCTGGCGCTCTGCCTGGGCGAGCAGAAGCACGCCGCCGTCCGAAGTCAGCCTCCCGCCATCGAAGGCCGCCGTGATTTTCCGGCGATGAACGGCTGGAAACGAGAATGGGAGAAGGCTATCATCTGCCATGGCGATCGTGGCTCTATCTGTCCGGCCCAGAGGATTGGTGTAAGCAACCCTTCTCTAAGCTAAATCAGATACTTACGCTACGGTCGCCAACCCAAACTCGCCATCTCGACGAATAAGAACGGCTAGTGGACAAAGTCTGACAGAGGAGTCCTTTGGGGGATTCCCGTAGCATGCCGATTGTGCGAGTCAGGCTGGATGCGCAGTGGTATCTCGATCAGCCTTTCCCCGTCCGACAAAGATCGGCTCGATCGGATCATCAAGGATCGCAATGCGGCGCAGAAGCACGCGTGGCGCGCCGAGATCGTGC
This genomic window from Sphingomonas abietis contains:
- a CDS encoding IS1380 family transposase, translating into MADDSLLPFSFPAVHRRKITAAFDGGRLTSDGGVLLLAQAERQLGIAAQLARCIADPRDQGRITHSLDGILRARILAIACGYEDADDLDTLRHDPGFKLALGKLPDGPVGLASQPTMSRWENAPTTREIFRLTGTLVDIYCASYPTPPAAVTLDIDDTVDVVHGMQQLSFWNGHHGERCFLPIHVYDTETGRPVAMLLRTGKTPSGTEVAGHIRRLVRRIRRHWPETHITLRGDGHYGRPEPMEWCEKNGVDYVFGLPGNAALHADPIIVTEADSCATDRAVRGSSQLRRYAETKYAAKSWGKDKRRVAARIEASALGLDIRFVVTSLSNGSAEYVYDTLYCARGQAENLIKLHKSQLKSDRTSCRAANANQVRLILHTAAYWLMWAVREAMPTKNPLRTAEFATIRLRLLKVAARVIETASRIRIAFASACPDAFLFRSISLTLRAAGP